In one Thermosipho ferrireducens genomic region, the following are encoded:
- a CDS encoding DMT family transporter, producing the protein MEYINNKKFVAILNLVAVTLIWGLTFPVQKLVLPQISPFVYNAIRFWIAAIISLFVFGKGNKYGILLGVVLGIAYATQTWGLSLTTSSKSGFITAFYIVLIPIFSYFIEKERVTKLQVIGFAIAIIGEYFLSGGIDNFNFGDFLTFICAVFYALHVVLITKFSKVVPEKTLLTSQFFTVAVLNSILGITAPWIINLEILGVALFTAVFATIYALIAQTKYQKVVSSNTSALIFVGEPIFATVFSMLILSEKLSRGQIFGIVLTSIAILLSIIQIKTKRYDII; encoded by the coding sequence GTGGAGTATATAAACAATAAAAAGTTTGTGGCGATTTTGAATCTGGTAGCTGTTACTTTAATATGGGGATTAACGTTTCCAGTTCAAAAACTTGTACTTCCACAAATATCGCCGTTTGTATATAATGCCATTAGATTCTGGATTGCTGCTATTATTTCTTTATTTGTATTCGGGAAAGGTAACAAATATGGAATATTACTTGGGGTGGTACTTGGAATAGCTTATGCGACACAAACGTGGGGATTGAGTTTAACAACTTCTTCAAAGAGTGGCTTTATTACTGCTTTTTATATAGTTTTAATTCCGATTTTTTCATATTTTATTGAAAAAGAAAGGGTTACAAAGTTGCAGGTGATTGGTTTTGCAATAGCAATAATTGGTGAGTATTTCCTTTCTGGTGGGATAGATAATTTTAATTTTGGAGATTTTCTTACTTTCATTTGTGCGGTTTTTTATGCTTTGCACGTTGTGCTTATTACAAAGTTTTCGAAAGTTGTTCCCGAGAAAACTTTATTAACATCTCAATTTTTTACTGTTGCAGTTTTAAATAGTATTCTTGGGATAACCGCGCCATGGATTATAAATCTGGAAATTCTTGGTGTTGCATTATTTACAGCAGTTTTTGCAACTATTTATGCACTTATTGCTCAGACAAAGTATCAAAAAGTTGTGAGCAGTAACACTTCTGCTTTAATTTTTGTTGGAGAGCCAATTTTTGCCACAGTATTTTCTATGCTTATTCTTTCAGAGAAACTGTCCAGGGGGCAAATTTTCGGTATTGTTTTAACTTCAATTGCCATACTGTTATCTATTATTCAGATAAAAACTAAAAGATATGATATAATTTGA
- a CDS encoding HD domain-containing protein — protein sequence MGYGKFLFMLNNLFTIQRWNNRPSVIKFSEADNAFSTIFLSFVLNEITENDVENSLKWRLSRVLPKLVLSDISLELKERVERFSPDVWKIVRKKAFQDLYKVVDKTFIEKITDAIPTTIDKYADITISLNEAKINGKLFDYEKPILELSEKLSSLNLENSDLFSRISRIIFSVLLNLISMIRWNRIHRNIRSTVAGHSFVVVTISYLIATLMKLDKNLRKEVIIKALLHDLPEAFTGDVITPTKKKTPELDRLVALVEKEMFIDWIENNPDIVILKNYVEHAVNPFEKESGRIVRVADYIAALLECAAEISSGNRTAIFKRSFFNFKSYIKRLSPLDISDWIDEIESLVL from the coding sequence TTGGGATACGGAAAATTTTTATTTATGTTAAATAACCTTTTTACCATTCAAAGATGGAATAATAGACCTTCAGTTATCAAATTTTCAGAAGCAGACAATGCTTTTTCTACAATATTTCTATCGTTTGTTTTAAATGAAATAACGGAAAATGATGTGGAGAATTCCCTAAAATGGCGGTTATCAAGGGTATTACCTAAATTAGTCTTATCTGACATTTCGTTGGAATTGAAAGAACGAGTAGAACGATTTTCTCCAGACGTATGGAAAATTGTTAGAAAAAAAGCTTTTCAAGATCTCTACAAGGTTGTGGATAAAACGTTCATCGAAAAAATTACCGACGCAATTCCAACTACTATTGACAAATATGCCGATATAACCATAAGTCTTAATGAGGCTAAAATCAACGGAAAGTTGTTTGATTATGAAAAGCCTATATTAGAACTCTCTGAAAAACTAAGTTCTCTAAACTTAGAAAATTCTGATCTTTTTTCCAGAATTTCCAGAATAATATTTTCTGTGTTATTGAACTTAATTTCCATGATTCGCTGGAATAGAATACATAGAAACATACGTTCAACAGTTGCGGGACATTCTTTCGTAGTAGTTACTATATCTTATTTGATAGCTACCCTCATGAAACTTGATAAAAACTTACGAAAAGAAGTAATAATAAAAGCGTTACTACATGATTTACCGGAAGCCTTTACCGGGGATGTAATAACCCCCACCAAGAAAAAGACCCCGGAATTAGACAGATTGGTTGCCCTGGTGGAAAAAGAAATGTTCATAGATTGGATTGAAAATAATCCAGATATTGTCATCCTTAAAAATTATGTAGAACACGCTGTTAACCCTTTTGAAAAAGAAAGCGGCAGGATCGTTCGAGTAGCAGATTATATAGCTGCACTTTTAGAATGTGCTGCAGAAATATCCTCGGGAAATCGCACCGCTATTTTTAAAAGGTCATTTTTTAATTTTAAGTCGTATATAAAACGATTGTCCCCTCTGGATATTTCCGACTGGATAGACGAAATAGAATCTCTGGTTTTATAA
- the minC gene encoding septum site-determining protein MinC, whose product MIDFKMSREGIILCINDYKDLKNVLEGIRKRFKQTEDFFQPGDRIMLMVENYENHIGDIPKIIEVIDSLGIKVSHILTDMEEKNKEIVIRKKVDMVLQGNTKSGTKIVRKNVRSGQNVIHSGDVIIVGNVHSGAEIIAGGSVVVFGECKGIIRAGTNEGASALVLALLLQSPYIQIGEIRQNISKKFTEPVVVFVKGGKIQIEKYDNLNQIWS is encoded by the coding sequence ATGATAGACTTTAAAATGAGTCGTGAAGGGATTATTTTGTGCATAAATGATTATAAAGACTTAAAAAATGTCTTAGAAGGAATTAGAAAAAGATTCAAACAAACGGAAGATTTCTTTCAACCAGGAGATAGAATTATGCTTATGGTTGAAAATTACGAAAATCATATAGGAGATATACCAAAAATAATAGAGGTTATAGACAGTCTCGGCATAAAGGTCTCACATATTCTAACAGATATGGAGGAAAAAAACAAAGAGATCGTCATAAGAAAAAAGGTTGACATGGTCCTTCAGGGAAACACAAAGTCTGGTACAAAAATTGTAAGAAAAAACGTACGTTCTGGACAGAATGTAATACATTCAGGGGATGTAATAATAGTTGGAAACGTTCATTCTGGTGCTGAAATTATAGCAGGTGGGAGCGTAGTTGTTTTCGGTGAATGTAAGGGCATCATACGTGCAGGAACCAACGAAGGAGCTTCAGCTCTTGTACTTGCTCTGTTACTTCAAAGTCCTTACATTCAAATAGGAGAAATCAGACAAAATATATCAAAAAAATTCACAGAACCAGTTGTTGTTTTTGTAAAAGGTGGAAAGATACAAATTGAAAAATACGATAATTTAAATCAAATATGGAGCTAA
- the secA gene encoding preprotein translocase subunit SecA, with protein MKLFDKNEWKLKKYRKRVNIINQLDLKVKEKPTKALIEKLSSIKSKITEKKIDEYLPEVFAIVREIARRTVGMRPFDVQLIGGMVLNEGKVAEMKTGEGKTLAATMPIVLNALLGKGVHLVTVNDYLARRDAQWMGPIYLSLGLRVSVINTQNKSYEVIWKNPELAHKAIKENWCVWPEDFKDEFLPDEKKVKKAVEAFEIELKEISRKEAYLCDITYGTNTEFGFDYLRDNLVIDLEEKVQRSHFYAIVDEVDSILIDEARTPLIISGPAKNRASDYRRFDQLAKKLTKDKHFKVDEKKKTVILTDEGIEHVEKLLKIDNLYDPEHVNKMYFLLNALKAHHLFKKDVDYIIHNGEVIIVDEFTGRLLPGRRYSGGLHQAIEAKEGVPIKEESITYATITYQNYFRMYEKLAGMTGTAKTEEEEFIQIYGMEVIVIPTHKPMIRIDRDDLIYRTQHEKYEAIVKEIKKRYEKGQPVLVGTTSIEKSELLSKLLRKEKIPHEVLNAKYHEKEAQIIAKAGQKGAVTIATNMAGRGTDIKLGPGVKELGGLLIIGTERHESRRIDNQLRGRAGRQGDPGESIFFLSVEDDIVRIFGGEKIARIMDMVKIEKGEPIYHPMLTRLIEQVQKKVESINFGIRKNLLQMDTVLDAQRKAVYGYREYILSGGLDEHVGEAIEDFVERRVSEFCQNGVCDVEAIKNSLKMININGKFPDITKELSDYLKEELKKKFNSKRQEFGEDFEKVARFIAVRIIDENWRQYLEEVDHVKEAVSLRAYGQKDPIVEFKRETFRMFDEMMARIYEQTILYLTNLRKLDDKAEKESKKDLEKVSVVHEEFSLINRKERRMGEKKKNVKRLKVKR; from the coding sequence GTGAAATTATTTGACAAAAACGAATGGAAGCTAAAAAAGTACAGGAAAAGAGTAAATATAATAAACCAATTAGATCTCAAAGTAAAAGAAAAACCCACAAAAGCTCTGATAGAAAAACTTTCCAGCATAAAGAGTAAAATTACTGAGAAAAAAATTGATGAATATCTGCCAGAAGTGTTCGCAATAGTAAGAGAAATAGCACGAAGAACTGTAGGTATGAGGCCATTTGATGTACAATTAATAGGTGGTATGGTTCTAAACGAAGGCAAAGTTGCCGAAATGAAAACAGGAGAAGGTAAAACGCTGGCAGCTACCATGCCAATAGTTCTCAATGCTTTGCTGGGAAAAGGCGTTCATCTTGTAACTGTAAATGACTATCTTGCCAGAAGAGACGCACAATGGATGGGGCCTATTTATCTCTCCCTTGGTTTAAGGGTAAGTGTTATAAATACTCAAAACAAATCTTATGAAGTAATATGGAAAAACCCGGAATTAGCCCATAAAGCTATAAAAGAAAACTGGTGTGTATGGCCAGAAGACTTTAAAGATGAATTTCTGCCCGATGAGAAAAAAGTAAAAAAAGCTGTTGAAGCCTTTGAGATTGAGCTAAAAGAAATATCCAGAAAAGAAGCCTATTTATGCGATATAACTTACGGCACCAACACAGAGTTTGGTTTTGATTATTTAAGGGACAATCTGGTCATAGACTTAGAGGAAAAGGTACAGAGAAGCCACTTTTATGCGATAGTTGACGAAGTGGACAGTATTTTGATTGATGAAGCGCGAACACCACTTATCATAAGTGGCCCTGCTAAGAATAGAGCTTCTGATTACAGACGATTTGATCAGCTTGCAAAAAAACTAACAAAAGATAAGCACTTCAAAGTGGATGAAAAGAAAAAAACGGTAATACTAACAGACGAAGGAATAGAACACGTTGAAAAGCTTTTAAAGATAGATAACCTATATGATCCAGAACACGTAAACAAAATGTATTTTCTTTTAAATGCTTTGAAAGCTCACCATTTATTTAAAAAAGATGTTGATTATATTATACACAACGGCGAAGTGATAATAGTAGACGAATTTACAGGAAGACTCCTGCCTGGAAGAAGATACAGCGGAGGATTACATCAGGCAATAGAAGCAAAAGAAGGCGTACCAATAAAAGAAGAATCTATAACCTATGCCACAATAACATACCAGAATTATTTTAGAATGTATGAAAAACTTGCAGGTATGACAGGAACAGCAAAAACGGAGGAAGAAGAGTTCATCCAGATATATGGTATGGAAGTAATAGTTATCCCCACACACAAACCAATGATTCGTATAGATAGGGATGACTTAATATATAGAACCCAGCACGAAAAATATGAGGCTATTGTAAAAGAAATCAAAAAACGCTACGAGAAAGGACAACCTGTTCTGGTTGGTACAACTTCCATAGAAAAAAGTGAACTTCTCAGCAAATTGTTGCGAAAAGAAAAAATTCCTCACGAAGTACTAAACGCAAAATATCACGAAAAAGAAGCTCAAATAATAGCAAAAGCTGGCCAGAAGGGAGCAGTAACTATAGCAACAAACATGGCGGGTCGTGGTACAGACATAAAGCTTGGTCCAGGCGTTAAAGAATTAGGAGGATTACTAATAATTGGCACAGAAAGACATGAAAGCAGGAGAATAGACAATCAACTTAGAGGACGTGCAGGCCGACAGGGAGACCCGGGAGAATCAATATTCTTTCTTTCTGTAGAAGATGATATTGTAAGAATATTTGGAGGAGAAAAAATTGCCAGAATAATGGATATGGTAAAAATAGAAAAGGGAGAGCCAATATATCATCCAATGCTTACACGATTAATAGAACAGGTACAAAAGAAAGTTGAAAGTATTAACTTTGGTATAAGAAAAAATCTGTTACAGATGGATACTGTACTGGATGCCCAGAGAAAAGCCGTTTATGGTTATAGAGAATACATTCTTTCCGGCGGGTTAGATGAACATGTGGGCGAGGCTATCGAAGATTTCGTCGAAAGAAGAGTTTCAGAATTTTGCCAGAATGGAGTCTGTGATGTAGAAGCTATAAAAAATTCATTAAAAATGATAAATATCAATGGAAAATTCCCAGATATAACTAAGGAGCTTTCAGATTATCTGAAAGAAGAGCTAAAAAAGAAATTTAATTCAAAAAGGCAGGAATTTGGAGAAGACTTCGAAAAAGTAGCGCGCTTTATAGCAGTGCGAATAATAGATGAAAACTGGCGGCAATATTTAGAAGAAGTAGATCATGTAAAAGAAGCAGTTAGTCTTCGAGCTTACGGTCAAAAAGATCCTATAGTTGAATTCAAACGCGAAACCTTCAGAATGTTTGACGAAATGATGGCAAGAATCTATGAGCAAACTATATTGTACCTTACAAACTTGAGGAAACTCGATGACAAGGCGGAAAAAGAGTCGAAAAAAGATCTCGAAAAAGTCAGTGTTGTTCACGAAGAATTTAGCTTGATTAATAGAAAGGAACGTCGAATGGGTGAAAAAAAGAAAAATGTCAAAAGATTAAAAGTAAAAAGGTGA
- a CDS encoding cyclic nucleotide-binding domain-containing protein, whose protein sequence is MKVQGIIFTINEVPKRLYKITKGSVREMRASGNVTLEPGDYVALPEYLLEIPLNGDIAAIDEVELIEVDLKTEFDKILKRLVNLRKAFKEASVTSVETLGDLDLDFETVDDLIDHVESLLSLSVGEIPDDEETALTLIETLDETKILTKANYVKRFVEKFPESRYGAPLLLDIAKKVYATVGDRYLTKLLCKKLLVFYPKDLEHCMDAINLLTLVYREEGNIIWMNYAKLSKILEVMLNEKS, encoded by the coding sequence ATGAAAGTTCAGGGAATAATATTCACGATAAATGAGGTGCCAAAAAGACTGTATAAAATTACAAAAGGTTCTGTCAGGGAAATGAGAGCCTCTGGAAACGTAACTTTAGAACCCGGGGATTACGTCGCTTTACCAGAATATCTACTGGAAATCCCTTTGAATGGTGATATAGCAGCTATAGATGAAGTGGAACTAATCGAAGTGGATCTAAAAACCGAATTTGACAAAATATTAAAACGTCTTGTAAATTTACGCAAAGCTTTTAAAGAAGCATCAGTAACAAGCGTAGAAACTCTTGGAGATCTGGATCTTGATTTTGAAACAGTTGATGATCTAATAGATCATGTAGAATCTTTACTCAGTTTAAGTGTCGGCGAAATACCTGATGACGAAGAAACTGCGCTTACTTTAATAGAAACGCTCGACGAAACGAAAATCTTAACAAAAGCAAATTATGTTAAACGTTTTGTAGAAAAATTTCCGGAGTCCAGGTACGGTGCTCCTCTACTTTTAGACATCGCAAAAAAAGTTTATGCAACAGTGGGCGATAGATACCTTACGAAACTATTGTGCAAAAAACTATTAGTTTTTTACCCAAAAGATTTAGAACATTGTATGGATGCAATAAATCTTTTAACCCTTGTATATAGAGAAGAAGGAAATATAATCTGGATGAACTATGCAAAATTAAGCAAAATTTTAGAGGTGATGCTAAATGAAAAGTCTTGA
- a CDS encoding Crp/Fnr family transcriptional regulator, giving the protein MKSLDIKAGEKIIEENTEATHVYLIKKGEVVVKYGDHEEILEEGNVFGIESLVGENYQENAIARTDVKLNQFSPEEFKELYAGTDVEKKALKYYTKRTMKLLGWI; this is encoded by the coding sequence ATGAAAAGTCTTGATATAAAAGCCGGTGAAAAAATAATAGAAGAAAATACTGAAGCCACTCACGTTTATCTCATAAAAAAAGGGGAAGTAGTTGTAAAATATGGAGACCATGAAGAGATCTTAGAAGAAGGAAACGTTTTTGGAATAGAATCACTGGTTGGAGAAAACTACCAGGAGAACGCTATTGCAAGAACTGATGTGAAATTAAACCAATTTTCACCTGAAGAATTTAAAGAACTTTACGCGGGAACCGATGTGGAGAAAAAAGCGTTAAAATATTATACTAAACGAACTATGAAATTGTTAGGATGGATTTAG
- the mce gene encoding methylmalonyl-CoA epimerase, whose product MITKKVDHIGIVVKNAEERLKLYRDFLGLKVTHVEELPERGIKVYFVKIGETRFELLEPMSENSEISGFLEKKGEGIHHIAVNVEGIEESVSLALEKGFKPLSSEPKTGAGGTRVLFLHPKTTGGVLLELVEGEHE is encoded by the coding sequence GTGATAACCAAAAAAGTTGATCATATAGGAATAGTGGTAAAAAACGCAGAAGAACGACTAAAATTATACAGAGATTTTCTGGGACTTAAAGTAACACATGTTGAGGAACTTCCAGAAAGAGGAATAAAAGTCTATTTTGTAAAAATAGGAGAGACAAGATTTGAACTCCTTGAGCCTATGTCAGAAAACTCTGAAATTTCAGGTTTTCTTGAAAAAAAAGGAGAAGGGATTCATCATATAGCTGTTAACGTGGAAGGAATAGAAGAATCTGTTAGCCTTGCACTGGAAAAGGGATTTAAACCCCTATCAAGTGAACCTAAAACTGGTGCAGGGGGAACTCGTGTGCTGTTTTTGCACCCTAAAACAACAGGCGGTGTTCTTTTAGAATTAGTTGAAGGTGAACATGAGTAG
- a CDS encoding acyl-CoA carboxylase subunit beta gives MEELIKKLKEMEEKIEKGGGEALIEKQHKAGKLTARERLQLLFDNGIFVEIDKFVKHRNTYFGLDKKELPADGVVTGIGKVNGRPVAAFSQDFTVMGGSLGEMHAKKIIKVMDLALKLGIPLVGINDSGGARIQEGVDSLYGYGEIFYRNTLASGVIPQITLISGPCAGGAVYSPAITDFVIMVDKVSQMFITGPNVIKAVTGEEISKEELGGAFVHNSKSGNAHFIANSDEDAINLIKELLSYIPQNNAEDAPYTYSDSLEMDESILNIVSADSKKAYDVREVIKRIVDNGEFLEVHAHFAKSMVTGFGRINGHSVGIIANQPNVLAGVLDIDSSDKAARFIRFLDAFNIPIVTLVDTPGYLPGTKQEHGGIIRHGAKLLYAYSEATVPLITIILRKAYGGAYIAMGSKHLGADFVAAWPTAEIAVMGPEGAANIIFRKEIANSENPEEVRIQKINEYREMFANPYVAASRGYVDAVIDPRDTRKWIAQALEFGKTKVEPRPKKKHGNIPL, from the coding sequence ATGGAAGAATTGATAAAAAAACTCAAAGAAATGGAAGAAAAAATAGAAAAAGGCGGAGGCGAGGCGCTCATTGAAAAACAACACAAAGCAGGAAAATTAACCGCCCGCGAAAGATTACAATTATTATTTGACAACGGAATTTTTGTGGAAATAGATAAATTTGTAAAGCATAGAAATACATATTTTGGCCTGGATAAAAAAGAACTTCCTGCAGATGGAGTTGTAACAGGTATAGGTAAAGTTAATGGTAGACCAGTTGCAGCATTCTCGCAGGATTTTACAGTAATGGGTGGCTCCCTTGGGGAAATGCATGCGAAAAAAATTATAAAAGTTATGGATCTTGCCCTTAAATTAGGTATACCTCTTGTTGGAATAAACGATTCCGGGGGCGCCAGGATCCAGGAAGGTGTGGATTCGCTTTACGGTTATGGAGAAATATTCTATAGAAATACTTTAGCATCAGGTGTTATACCGCAAATAACATTAATATCCGGCCCCTGTGCTGGCGGAGCAGTATATTCACCTGCCATTACTGATTTTGTAATTATGGTTGATAAAGTTTCGCAGATGTTTATAACAGGACCAAATGTCATAAAAGCAGTCACAGGAGAAGAAATATCAAAAGAAGAATTAGGCGGAGCATTTGTTCATAATAGTAAAAGTGGAAATGCACATTTTATAGCAAATAGCGATGAAGATGCGATAAATCTTATAAAAGAACTCCTATCTTATATTCCACAGAACAATGCGGAAGATGCTCCGTACACTTATTCGGATTCACTTGAAATGGACGAAAGTATATTAAATATAGTTTCAGCAGATTCTAAAAAAGCGTACGATGTTAGAGAAGTTATAAAAAGAATAGTTGATAATGGAGAATTTTTAGAAGTACACGCCCATTTTGCAAAAAGTATGGTAACGGGATTTGGAAGAATCAACGGACATAGCGTTGGAATAATAGCAAATCAACCCAACGTTCTGGCAGGCGTGCTGGATATTGATTCCTCCGATAAAGCTGCAAGATTCATAAGATTTCTTGACGCCTTTAATATCCCAATAGTAACACTGGTGGATACCCCTGGATACCTTCCAGGCACAAAACAGGAACACGGTGGAATCATAAGACATGGCGCAAAGCTTCTATATGCATACAGTGAAGCCACCGTTCCATTGATCACAATAATTTTAAGAAAAGCCTACGGTGGAGCTTACATAGCGATGGGAAGTAAGCACCTTGGCGCAGATTTTGTTGCAGCCTGGCCTACCGCAGAAATCGCTGTCATGGGTCCAGAAGGTGCAGCTAATATAATCTTCAGAAAGGAAATTGCAAATTCAGAAAATCCTGAAGAAGTGAGAATTCAAAAAATCAACGAATACAGAGAAATGTTTGCCAACCCGTATGTTGCAGCATCAAGAGGATACGTAGACGCTGTAATCGATCCAAGAGATACTCGAAAATGGATCGCCCAGGCACTTGAGTTTGGAAAAACAAAAGTTGAACCACGTCCAAAGAAGAAACATGGAAACATTCCTTTATAA
- a CDS encoding OadG family protein, producing MQQEAIITTIGIVTVFMVFFILYFVFWLFGYFSKKAAMKLPGSIPSREKGLKKFDEEAEIAAVFAAVYCMLGENIKIRSVKPVKENKNRIWEYWKKTGWRGVKKWSESSRYE from the coding sequence TTGCAACAGGAAGCGATAATTACTACAATAGGTATTGTAACTGTATTCATGGTATTTTTTATACTATATTTTGTTTTCTGGCTTTTTGGTTATTTCTCAAAAAAAGCTGCTATGAAACTTCCTGGAAGTATCCCTTCAAGGGAGAAAGGTTTGAAAAAATTTGATGAAGAAGCTGAAATAGCTGCAGTTTTTGCTGCTGTATATTGTATGCTGGGTGAAAATATTAAAATTCGTTCTGTAAAACCTGTAAAAGAAAATAAAAATCGCATATGGGAATACTGGAAAAAAACTGGGTGGAGAGGTGTTAAAAAATGGTCCGAAAGTTCAAGGTACGAGTAA
- a CDS encoding biotin/lipoyl-containing protein, which yields MVRKFKVRVNGKEYLVEVEEMGKTSEGPVPKQVQEVTPKVEKTVESQPIEKQEVKEKTQTPSVSEKTTGSVKTIKSPMSGLIVKVLVTPGQNVNSGDKVIILEAMKMENDILADASGKVKSVLVKEGDNVDTGQVLIELD from the coding sequence ATGGTCCGAAAGTTCAAGGTACGAGTAAATGGAAAAGAATATTTAGTAGAAGTCGAAGAAATGGGAAAAACTTCCGAAGGTCCCGTTCCTAAACAGGTTCAGGAAGTTACTCCCAAAGTGGAAAAAACTGTAGAATCACAACCTATAGAAAAGCAGGAAGTTAAAGAAAAAACTCAAACACCATCTGTTTCGGAAAAAACAACTGGTAGTGTAAAAACCATTAAATCACCTATGTCAGGATTAATTGTAAAAGTTCTTGTAACACCAGGCCAAAATGTAAATTCTGGCGACAAGGTTATTATACTTGAAGCGATGAAAATGGAAAACGATATACTTGCAGATGCAAGCGGAAAAGTTAAAAGTGTTCTTGTCAAAGAGGGAGATAACGTCGATACAGGTCAGGTTCTCATAGAACTTGATTAA
- a CDS encoding cobalamin B12-binding domain-containing protein: MEKKIRVLIAKPGLDGHDRGAKVVAKALRDAGMEVIYTGLRQTPEQIVTTAMQEDVDVIGLSILSGAHMSICKKMLELLKEKDMLEIPVFVGGIIPSDDAEELKKMGIKAVFGPGTPLSTIVESIKNLFAGVEF; the protein is encoded by the coding sequence ATGGAAAAGAAAATAAGAGTATTAATAGCAAAACCCGGGCTTGATGGCCACGATCGAGGAGCTAAAGTTGTTGCCAAAGCATTAAGAGACGCTGGTATGGAAGTAATCTACACAGGCTTAAGGCAAACCCCTGAACAAATAGTAACCACCGCAATGCAGGAAGATGTGGATGTAATAGGACTCTCAATATTATCCGGCGCGCATATGAGCATTTGTAAAAAAATGCTTGAACTTTTAAAAGAAAAAGATATGTTAGAAATCCCCGTCTTTGTTGGAGGGATAATTCCATCAGATGATGCTGAAGAACTTAAAAAAATGGGAATAAAGGCTGTGTTTGGACCTGGCACACCACTATCTACAATAGTAGAAAGTATAAAAAATTTATTCGCGGGGGTCGAATTTTGA
- the meaB gene encoding methylmalonyl Co-A mutase-associated GTPase MeaB, whose product MKDNLVKKMLNGDIKALAKLITYVEENPDDRFCDNLPSKNAKIIGFTGSPGAGKSTIVSGITSNLRNKGKKIGVIAVDPSSPFTGGAFLGDRIRMKRHFLDSDVFIRSMASRGNIGGLNESIFDVIKIMDSFGFDYILIETVGAGQSEIEIVYAADIVVLVLSPGSGDEIQLMKAGIMEIADIYVINKADQDGANVLKTQLEALLSFSNSQKPIYTTVATTGIGIEDVTSSIIELLKNFEKSGELQKRTLRRNKKHVETIILRKVRETIESQKYDFTNTSSIIKNVIEKLCKEFES is encoded by the coding sequence TTGAAAGATAATTTGGTAAAAAAAATGTTAAATGGCGATATAAAAGCACTTGCAAAGCTCATAACATACGTCGAAGAAAACCCGGACGATAGATTTTGCGATAACCTGCCTTCAAAAAACGCGAAAATTATTGGTTTTACCGGAAGTCCCGGAGCAGGAAAAAGTACAATTGTTAGTGGAATAACTTCAAACTTAAGAAATAAAGGTAAAAAAATAGGAGTAATAGCTGTAGATCCATCCAGCCCCTTCACAGGTGGGGCTTTTCTTGGTGATAGAATAAGAATGAAGCGCCATTTTCTCGATTCAGATGTTTTCATCAGAAGCATGGCAAGCCGCGGAAATATTGGCGGATTGAACGAAAGCATTTTCGATGTAATAAAAATTATGGATTCTTTCGGATTCGATTACATACTTATAGAAACTGTTGGAGCAGGCCAGAGCGAAATAGAAATAGTCTATGCAGCAGACATAGTTGTTTTAGTGCTTTCTCCAGGAAGTGGTGATGAAATTCAACTTATGAAAGCCGGAATAATGGAAATAGCAGATATCTACGTTATTAATAAAGCAGACCAAGATGGTGCAAATGTACTAAAAACTCAACTTGAAGCTTTACTATCTTTTTCAAACTCACAAAAACCCATTTATACCACAGTAGCCACCACGGGGATTGGAATAGAAGATGTAACATCTTCCATCATAGAGCTTTTAAAAAATTTCGAAAAAAGTGGAGAACTTCAAAAAAGAACATTACGCCGAAATAAAAAGCACGTTGAAACAATTATATTAAGAAAGGTACGAGAGACTATAGAATCTCAAAAATATGATTTTACAAACACAAGTAGTATAATTAAAAATGTTATAGAGAAATTGTGCAAAGAGTTTGAGAGTTGA